One Aspergillus oryzae RIB40 DNA, chromosome 2 genomic window carries:
- a CDS encoding uncharacterized protein (predicted protein) — translation MHSESESGYESQVSMDEPFTPMFKKEHQHDGQLPDITPDDRVIAVMGITGVGKSTFISHFNEDALVGDSLMSCTTEVGIHKAQIDNQRIYLIDTPGFDDTTRSDTDVLVEIADWLRFSYNSNIKLAGIIYLHRIKDVRMGGASIRNLMMFKKLCGEKCLSGVVLATTMWSNPPTEKEIKRESQLKSERKFWGEMIGHGSRVFRQDDGVRSATEIIRYILGRPQNVTLRIQEEMASGKSLGETAAGKEVQAEVERLRARYERQLNELRKEMREAERRQDLNHKREIEAVRAELEEELKSSKQQQSILRMDIDELQRERDAMHQQELSHREAIEELRRQRDAEREEMYEKEMAHKEALHQRDADLRVLRARDEYESRLLELETQMAREKNRRSGCVMM, via the exons ATGCACTCAGAGTCAGAATCAGGCTACGAGTCCCAAGTCTCGATGGACGAGCCATTCACCCCCATGTTTAAAAAGGAACATCAACATGATGGCCAACTACCAGATATCAC ACCAGACGACCGCGTGATTGCAGTGATGGGGATAACAGGTGTCGGAAAAAGCACCTTCATCTCACATTTTAACGAAGACGCCCTTGTAGGCGATAGCTTGATGTCCT GCACAACAGAAGTAGGCATCCACAAAGCCCAAATAGACAACCAAAGAATCTACCTAATCGACACCCCGGGCTTCGACGACACCACACGCTCCGACACAGACGTACTCGTCGAAATCGCCGACTGGCTCCGCTTCTCCTACAACTCCAACATCAAACTGGCCGGAATAATCTACCTCCACCGAATCAAAGACGTGCGAATGGGTGGCGCCTCCATCCGCAATCTAATGATGTTCAAGAAGCTCTGCGGCGAGAAGTGTCTCAGCGGGGTGGTTCTCGCCACGACGATGTGGAGCAACCCGCCcacggagaaggaaatcaagcgTGAGAGCCAGCTGAAATCGGAGCGGAAGTTCTGGGGCGAGATGATCGGGCATGGAAGTCGGGTTTTTCGCCAGGATGATGGGGTTCGCTCTGCGACGGAGATTATTCGGTATATTTTGGGGCGGCCGCAGAATGTGACGCTGCGGATTCAGGAGGAGATGGCGAGTGGGAAGTCGTTGGGGGAGACTGCTGCTGGGAAGGAGGTGCAGGCGGAGGTGGAGCGGTTACGGGCCAGATATGAGAGGCAGTTGAATGAGCtgaggaaggagatgagggaggcTGAACGGAGACAGGATCTCAATCATAAGAGGGAGATTGAGGCCGTGAGGGCGGAGCTCgaggaggagttgaagagcAGTAAGCAGCAGCAAAGCATCTTACGCATGGACATCGACGAGCTACAGAGGGAACGAGACGCGATGCATCAACAGGAGCTGTCGCACAGAGAAGCTATCGAGGAGCTACGGAGACAACGCGACGCCGAACGAGAGGAAATGTACGAAAAGGAGATGGCCCACAAAGAAGCCCTGCACCAGCGAGACGCCGATCTCCGAGTCCTGCGCGCCAGAGACGAATATGAATCACGGTTACTGGAGCTGGAAACGCAAATGGCGCGAGAGAAAAACCGCCGAAGTGGATGTGTGATGATGTAG
- a CDS encoding uncharacterized protein (predicted protein): protein MTTKGYFAGIRRSSTEPISKPPRRISVASGAIPEASTQRRNSHNVHFREKDTASQQDDTVVIAVMGVTGSGKSSLISLLADQPVGIGHNLQSHTTHTDMFSFSHPETKNTVILLDTPGFDDTDRSDTEILKEISCFLAMIHEKRWRLVGIVYLHRITDPRLGGSAMKNLHMFEKLCGSRSFPGVVLVTNMWGDLEPTEAGRALGERRQGELKSQFWKTIIEAGGHVMQHDGSKESASAIVSSLVRRNEEMVLHIVHELVEEKKTLDETDAGQFVQAELLKIKRKYDREIADLQESMEEAMEARDEETARAIKREREAAKAKVAQKARESKGLKISMQQLVQEKMAEYDARATEPENQEAVKGRITELFEEFKSEMREEMREELESEMRDVKERLAKIETGPTEKAEQRVEQREEEQPKEDNKAGGLMGWFSRPLSGFSRA, encoded by the exons ATGACAACAAAAGGCTACTTCGCAGGCATCCGCCGAAGCTCCACAGAACCCATCTCGAAACCTCCCCGGCGAATATCCGTCGCATCGGGTGCAATACCAGAAGCGTCTACACAACGACGCAACAGCCACAACGTCCACTTCCGCGAAAAGGACACGGCATCCCAACA AGATGACACAGTCGTAATCGCAGTAATGGGCGTCACGGGGTCCGGGAAGAGTTCCCTGATCTCCCTTCTTGCGGATCAGCCGGTGGGAATTGGACATAATTTGCAGTCTC ATACGACACACACAGACATGTTCAGCTTCTCGCACCCCGAAACCAAAAACACCGTgatcctcctcgacaccCCCGGTTTCGACGACACCGATCGCTCCGACACCGAAATCCTCAAAGAAATCTCCTGCTTCCTCGCCATGATCCACGAGAAGCGCTGGCGTCTTGTTGGCATCGTCTATTTACACCGCATCACAGATCCCCGACTCGGCGGCTCCGCGATGAAGAACCTGCACATGTTCGAAAAACTCTGTGGCAGTCGCAGCTTTCCGGGCGTTGTGCTGGTGACCAATATGTGGGGGGACCTGGAGCCGACGGAGGCAGGGCGGGCGCTTGGGGAACGGAGACAGGGGGAGTTGAAGAGTCAGTTTTGGAAGACGATTATTGAGGCCGGGGGACATGTTATGCAGCATGATGGGTCGAAGGAGAGTGCGTCGGCGATTGTGTCGTCGTTGGTGAGGAGGAATGAGGAGATGGTTTTGCATATTGTGCATGAgctggtggaggagaagaagactcTGGATGAGACGGATGCTGGGCAGTTTGTTCAGGCAGAGTTGTTGAAGATTAAGAGGAAGTATGATCGGGAGATTGCTGATCTGCAGGAGAGCATGGAGGAGGCTATGGAGGCGAGGGATGAGGAAACCGCCCGCGCCATcaagagggagagggaagccGCTAAGGCTAAAGTGGCGCAGAAGGCTCGTGAGTCCAAGGGTCTCAAAATCTCGATGCAGCAGCTCgtgcaggagaagatggctgaGTATGATGCTCGTGCTACGGAGCCGGAGAACCAGGAGGCTGTTAAGGGCCGGATCACGGAGCTGTTTGAAGAGTTTAAGTCGGAGATGCGCGAGGAGATGCGCGAAGAATTGGAGTCTGAGATGCGAGACGTCAAGGAGAGACTTGCGAAGATCGAAACTGGGCCGACCGAGAAGGCTGAGCAACGAGTTGAACAGCGAGAGGAAGAACAGCCAAAGGAAGATAACAAGGCTGGCGGACTGATGGGATGGTTCTCCAGACCTCTGAGCGGGTTCAGCCGAGCTTGA
- a CDS encoding type I polyketide synthase (polyketide synthase modules and related proteins) — MPTMSTCSEQGLPPLAIVGISLKFPGDAVTPEDFWKMLLEGRAAASEFPPDRVNIDALYHPDRERLDRLSTRGANFMKGDLGAFDAGFFTINTTEAEAMDPQQRLILEASYRALENAGITMAEASGSKTCVFTGSFSHDYNMLQVKDPMTLPKWHATGTSMNMLSNRVSWFFNLQGPSATVDTACSSSLMAIDLACQSIWSGNSSMGLAIGSNTILALEMSLCLDNLGLLSKDGRSYSFDQRGNGYARGEGVGVLVIRPLEEAIRHGDTIRAVIRSTSSNQDGRTPGIMQPSGTMQEKLIRDTYVRGGLDLATTRYFEAHGTGKRHWLNQTLCISISKPGAKPYNRGSVKSSVGHLEGASGVAGVIKVVLALEKGIIPPNAGLEKLNHRIDDEFLHIKVPQTPVAWPVDGLRRASVSSFGFGGSNIHIVLDDALNYLQINGLQGNHNTTARLSTMCVESHLTNGTLETIAEETKLLVWSAADENGISRIQDKWRSFFSSLHITDKEKKAYLNNLAYTLANRRNHHPWRTFATVKCSDDWSAIVDKFARPCRSVSSPNLAFVFTGQGAQWYAMGRELISGYSVFRDSVKAANRYLQTLGCQWDLLEELQKPEESSNVNKTEYSQPLCTALQVGLVDLLSHFKISPKAVVGHSAGEIAAAYCASAIDRHSAWKIAFYRGKWSSQLEKSSYVKGSMIAVALSPKDVGLYLQKIAGECEILRLTVACINSPKSVTISGEEMQIDMLKSALSAENIFCRKLKVKVAYHSFQMHEIAAQYQSAMGELEKGTEHKTPIEMVSSVTGTWIKPEDLRAPEYWVHNMVSPVKFSDALFTLCSNTETPRRKLDRSHRRAFPIHHLVELGPHSALQAPIKENLNSLNRQSVAYHSLLVRGVPATDTIMTAAGYLHAAGYSIDLGAVNNLESLEEKGLLKSLPDLPEYAFNHSKSYWHESQISRNHRLPKIGRNDLLGTPDPNWNPLEPRWRNIIKLSEMPWVRDHQINGTILYPAAGMVIMAVEAAKQLAITGRQISSFNIKDVTLHAAIPIQEQNETVETAFHMRPVKALTSAASHWYEFALYMNTDSSWVSNCTGTIQVAYYPEKPDPVDCGHLERDLASQQIDAYLQASKECTSPAEVEALYSHLKACGYEYGDAFQGITALSVNPSDYTCVTGEASNRPSTSYETIHPTALDALIQTALWPTTRCGAEVIPTAVPTHIESIELSVDGLNTTKDIFKVHTRVEPSGNSDICANITAFDDKLGKAIVTVDGLRCTAVNELAVAETHNSIDDKLCHRVEWKPDIRLLKNDDINEICRQPGVDTSALEGFFIEVDFLLLARLLEALDVLAERSLSPSNLQVKKYLEWAATQKRLLSDGQLVFSLEPWKSRFHDIEYIQTLDTRLYESNPQGKFLVSFSRNLTKFLCEELDPLEFIFTCGLIDDFYYDTLDRSSSSRRITAYLELLAHVNPQMRILEIGAGTGSATRIFLRTLGRGQDESQTSRYAHWEYTDISRSFFGEAASQFAAEKDRMGFNTLDVEYDPEQQGFECGTYDMVVASLVIHATSDLTKTLTHVRKLLKPGGKLIMNEMTNPARSAYVFGLLEGWWLGCESYRSLGPCVGERQWHELLSQTGFSGCDLVFPDVENATCQENAFIIATATEEIPEAVRGHRIQIVHDPTDRIQTELARLLEEGCRELTGSTVECVSLQETGSSDDLLRVFLLEYNKPVLCDMQEEVYTRLQALLLSTKNTLWVTEGGGTNIGRPHLHLIEGLFRVLSEEDGGRDRYILSLERQQTERRPHHRLVLDLISHILSPVSSVSDSEYNEHQGVLQVGRIVNHHPLNNAISAQTNPQQAIMKPFGCGTQLRLDTSSSSMTNGFRFIEAEWGDQPLAANEVELEVSYVGVNFRDVLIALGQLNVGGIGLECSGTITRVGTACHKFKTGDKVVGFLPNCYSTHLRFRETDPVVHIPQGISLPAAAAVPANFITAYMGLKELARIQPGESVLVHSGAGGTGQAAIQIAKHFGAQVHTTVGSESKKKFLMQTYGIPESHIYSSRSTFFSQAILQQTAGKGVDIIFNSLSGESLIKSWECIAPYGRFIEIGKKDILSNSKLPMIQFAKNTTFISLDLGSWARDRPAACVSALAEILALLVEGKFQPPSPIATYGVCEMEKAFRLMQGGKHHGKLVIEMRRDDPVMTVLKPKPNSFFDPNATYVISGGLGGLGQNAVNWLVSRGARNLLLLSRSGEASAEGRKLLDQLHSHGVKAMAPACNVSDAQSLRKALDACQSHMPPIKGCIQGAMVLHDVSYEDMSYTAWQTAVNPKVQGSWNLHELLPKGMDFFILLSSINGLIGSRGQANYAAGNTFQDALAHYRVSTGERATSLDLGLFTFAGAVAKDSKLREIMRNNSVLEPVTEAQFHALLDSYCNPVVARDLGLSCQTAIGVHPVVMERGAGRAYWLEKPLFGLLQLDQASEVDQHGQARGVNIAAALQSATSSAEATTLTAEALTLKLCRVLSLSEGDIDENKALHEYGVDSLVAVELRSWFSKEMQADVAVFDIMGRATITSLAQLAAGRSKLEKGWSV; from the exons ATGCCAACCATGTCCACCTGTTCAGAGCAGGGCCTGCCGCCGTTGGCAATTGTGGGCATATCACTGAAGTTTCCCGGAGATGCTGTGACACCAGAGGACTTTTGGAAGATGCTTCTGGAGGGAAGAGCCGCCGCGAGCGAGTTCCCTCCCGATCGGGTGAATATCGATGCTCTCTATCACCCAGATCGTGAGCGTCTGGACCGGCTCTCAACACGGGGAGCAAATTTCATGAAAGGAGACTTGGGCGCATTTGACGCTGGATTCTTCACAATAAACACCACTGAGGCAGAGGCCATGGATCCGCAACAGAGATTAATACTGGAGGCCTCTTACCGCGCCCTTGAGAATGCTGGAATTACGATGGCGGAAGCATCAGGTTCCAAGACCTGTGTCTTTACAGGAAGTTTTTCCCATGATTACAATATGTTGCAAGTAAAAGACCCTATGACATTGCCGAAATGGCATGCTACTGGGACGTCTATGAATATGTTGTCAAATCGTGTCAGTTGGTTTTTCAACCTGCAAGGCCCAAGTGCTACGGTTGATACTGCCTGTTCCAGCAGTTTGATGGCGATTGATTTGGCCTGTCAATCTATCTGGAGTGGCAACTCATCGATG GGATTGGCCATTGGCAGTAATACTATCCTGGCATTGGAAATGAGTCTCTGTCTTGATAATTTAGGCTTACTCTCGAAGGATGGTCGTTCATATAGCTTTGATCAGCGTGGGAACGGCTATGCACGAGGTGAAGGTGTTGGCGTCCTAGTGATCCGACCACTGGAAGAGGCTATCCGTCATGGAGACACTATAAGAGCCGTTATTCGATCCACCTCCTCGAACCAGGATGGACGTACGCCCGGGATTATGCAGCCCAGTGGGACTATGCAAGAGAAACTGATCCGCGACACCTATGTGAGAGGAGGTCTTGACCTGGCAACAACGCGATACTTTGAAGCCCACGGCACAGGTAAGCGGCATTGGCTTAACCAAACACTCTGT ATATCAATTTCGAAACCCGGTGCTAAGCCATACAACAGAGGATCCGTAAAGTCCTCTGTTGGACATTTAGAGGGCGCCAGCGGTGTAGCTGGAGTGATCAAGGTTGTTCTTGCCTTAGAAAAAGGAATTATTCCACCAAACGCGGGTCTCGAAAAGCTGAACCACCGGATCGATGATGAATTCCTACATATAAAG GTACCTCAAACACCAGTGGCTTGGCCAGTCGATGGCTTGCGAAGGGCATCAGTCAGCTCCTTTGGCTTTGGTGGTTCAAATATCCATATTGTGCTAGACGATGCCTTGAACTACCTGCAGATCAATGGCTTACAGGGCAATCACAATACCACCGCTCGTTTGAGCACCATGTGCGTAGAGTCTCATCTCACAAATGGGACTCTGGAAACTATAGCCGAAGAAACAAAATTGCTGGTCTGGTCAGCTGCCGATGAGAATGGAATATCCCGTATCCAAGACAAATGGagatctttcttctcatcgCTTCATATCAcagacaaggagaagaaggcgtACTTGAACAACTTGGCATACACGTTAGCTAACAGGAGAAACCACCATCCATGGCGGACTTTTGCCACCGTGAAATGTTCGGATGACTGGTCAGCCATAGTGGATAAGTTTGCTCGGCCGTGTCGGTCTGTTTCATCGCCCAACCTGGCATTTGTATTCACGGGG CAAGGAGCGCAATGGTACGCTATGGGCCGCGAGCTGATAAGCGGATACTCTGTTTTTCGTGATAGTGTCAAAGCTGCCAATAGGTATCTCCAGACCTTGGGTTGCCAATGGGATCTTTTAG AGGAACTTCAAAAGCCAGAGGAATCGTCAAACGTAAACAAGACTGAATACAGCCAGCCGCTTTGTACTGCGCTTCAAGTTGGCTTAGTTGaccttctctctcacttcaAGATTTCCCCCAAGGCTGTAGTCGGCCACTCGGCTGGGGAGATTGCAGCTGC ATACTGTGCCTCTGCAATAGATAGGCATTCCGCTTGGAAGATCGCTTTTTACCGTGGTAAATGGAGCAGCCAGTTGGAAAAGTCTAGCTATGTCAAAGGGTCAATGATTGCAGTGGCATTATCCCCAAAGGATGTTGGGCTATATTTGCAGAAAATAGCTGGTGAGTGCGAAATCTTGAGGTTGACAGTGGCCTGTATCAATAGTCCTAAAAGTGTGACGATCTCCGGCGAGGAGATGCAAATCGATATGCTCAAGTCCGCACTTAGTGCAGAGAACATCTTTTGTCGAAAGTTGAAGGTCAAAGTTGCTTACCATTCATTTCAAATGCATGAAATCGCCGCCCAATATCAAAGCGCCATGGGAGAATTGGAGAAGGGTACCGAGCACAAGACACCCATAGAAATGGTGTCGTCTGTCACGGGTACCTGGATCAAACCAGAAGACTTAAGAGCTCCTGAGTACTGGGTACACAATATGGTCTCCCCAGTAAAGTTCTCCGATGCTTTGTTCACTCTCTGCTCAAATACAGAGACGCCTAGACGGAAGCTTGACCGCAGTCATCGGCGGGCGTTTCCAATCCATCACTTGGTTGAGCTGGGTCCCCATTCCGCATTACAAGCACCTATCAAAGAGAACTTGAACAGTTTAAACCGGCAGTCAGTGGCGTATCATTCGCTTCTCGTGAGAGGTGTGCCAGCTACTGACACTATTATGACCGCGGCTGGCTATTTGCATGCAGCTGGCTACTCAATCGACCTTGGCGCTGTGAACAATCTCGAAAGTCTCGAAGAAAAGGGCCTACTTAAATCATTACCAGATCTCCCAGAGTATGCTTTTAACCATAGCAAGTCTTACTGGCATGAGAGCCAAATAAGCAGAAATCACAGACTTCCCAAGATTGGCAGAAATGACCTTTTGGGAACGCCGGATCCCAATTGGAACCCTCTTGAGCCGCGATGGAGAAACATTATCAAGTTGTCTGAGATGCCCTGGgttcgagatcatcaa ATCAATGGTACCATACTCTACCCGGCAGCGGGAATGgtcatcatggctgttgaGGCAGCAAAGCAGTTGGCCATCACTGGCCGACAGATTTCAAGTTTCAATATCAAAGACGTGACTCTCCATGCTGCAATCCCAATCCAGGAACAGAACGAAACTGTGGAAACAGCCTTCCATATGCGTCCGGTTAAGGCACTTACATCTGCAGCATCACACTGGTATGAGTTTGCGCTCTACATGAATACAGATTCATCCTGGGTGTCAAACTGTACGGGCACCATTCAAGTTGCATATTATCCGGAAAAGCCAGACCCTGTCGACTGTGGCCACCTTGAGCGGGATCTAGCCAGCCAACAGATTGACGCGTATCTGCAAGCTAGCAAGGAATGCACCTCTCCCGCCGAAGTAGAAGCGCTATATTCTCATCTGAAAGCCTGTGGTTATGAGTATGGTGACGCTTTCCAAGGAATCACTGCCTTGAGTGTCAACCCAAGCGACTATACATGTGTTACTGGTGAGGCGAGCAACAGGCCATCAACCTCATATGAGACAATCCATCCTACAGCCTTAGATGCACTAATCCAAACGGCACTTTGGCCGACGACGAGATGCGGTGCTGAGGTTATACCGACCGCCGTGCCAACACACATCGAGAGCATAGAACTATCTGTGGATGGTCTCAACACTACCAAAGATATCTTTAAAGTCCATACAAGGGTAGAACCATCCGGCAACTCAGATATATGTGCAAATATCACCGCTTTTGATGATAAACTAGGGAAGGCGATAGTCACCGTGGACGGGCTCAGATGTACTGCGGTTAATGAGCTTGCTGTAGCAGAGACACACAACTCCATAGATGACAAACTCTGTCATCGTGTCGAATGGAAGCCAGATATCCGGTTGTTGAAAAACGACGACATTAACGAGATCTGTCGACAACCGGGTGTGGATACTTCCGCACTCGAAGGATTTTTCATCGAAGTGGACTTTCTATTGCTTGCTCGCCTTCTAGAAGCTCTCGACGTTCTGGCCGAGAGGAGTCTGTCACCTAGCAATCTGCAGGTTAAGAAATACCTCGAATGGGCAGCTACCCAGAAGAGACTACTCAGCGATGGTCAACTCGTGTTCTCCTTAGAACCATGGAAAAGTCGTTTCCACGATATAGAGTATATTCAGACCCTAGACACACGGCTTTATGAGAGTAACCCACAGGGGAAATTTTTGGTAAGCTTCTCTAGAAACCTTACAAAGTTTCTGTGTGAGGAGCTGGACCCTCTAGAATTTATCTTTACCTGTGGTCTCATCGATGATTTTTACTATGATACG CTCGACCGTTCAAGTAGTTCTAGGCGAATTACGGCGTACCTCGAGCTATTAGCGCATGTGAATCCACAGATGAGAATACTTGAGATTGGAGCTGGGACGGGATCTGCTACACGTATTTTCTTACGCACGCTGGGGCGAGGGCAGGATGAATCACAAACTTCTAGATATGCTCACTGGGAATACACAGACATCTCGCGCTCGTTCTTCGGCGAAGCAGCGAGTCAATTTGCTGCGGAGAAAGATCGAATGGGTTTCAACACGCTTGATGTTGAATATGATCCTGAGCAACAGGGTTTCGAGTGCGGCACGTATGACATGGTTGTCGCTTCGTTG GTGATTCATGCCACTTCAGACTTAACTAAGACTTTGACCCACGTCCGTAAGCTTCTAAAACC TGGCGGAAAACTGATCATGAACGAAATGACCAACCCCGCGCGTTCTGCGTATGTATTTGGGCTCCTTGAGGGATGGTGGTTAG GGTGTGAATCCTATCGTTCGCTGGGCCCTTGTGTAGGTGAACGACAGTGGCATGAGCTGCTATCGCAGACTGGATTCTCAGGATGCGATCTTGTCTTTCCTGATGTCGAGAATGCTACTTGCCAAGAAAATGCCTTTATCATTGCCACTGCTACTGAAGAGATTCCAGAGGCTGTCAGAGGTCATCGTATTCAAATCGTTCATGACCCGACTGACAGAATTCAGACTGAGCTTGCACGGCTACTTGAAGAGGGATGTCGAGAACTGACAGGTTCAACGGTAGAATGTGTCTCACTTCAGGAAACGGGGTCCTCTGATGATCTATTAAGAGTCTTTTTGCTTGAATATAACAAGCCAGTACTGTGTGATATGCAGGAAGAAGTGTATACGAGACTCCAGgcccttctcctctcaaCCAAGAACACCCTCTGGGTCActgaaggaggaggaacgaaCATTGGGCGACCACATCTACACCTCATTGAAGGTCTATTCAGAGTATTGTCTGAAGAGGATGGAGGCCGAGATCGCtacattctttctcttgaacGACAACAGACAGAAAGACGCCCTCACCACCGACTAGTGCTAGATCTCATATCGCACATTCTTTCCCCAGTCTCTTCAGTTAGTGATTCTGAATATAATGAGCATCAGGGGGTGCTGCAAGTTGGGCGCATAGTTAACCATCATCCTCTGAACAACGCGATTTCCGCTCAGACAAACCCACAACAAGCCATAATGAAACCATTTGGCTGTGGGACTCAATTGCGTCTTGAtacttcatcctccagcatgACGAACGGTTTTCGGTTCATTGAAGCCGAATGGGGCGACCAGCCTCTTGCCGCCAACGAAGTGGAGCTTGAAGTCAGCTACGTGGGCGTCAACTTCCGCGATGTTCTTATTGCCCTGGGCCAGCTTAATGTCGGGGGCATCGGCCTCGAATGCAGCGGCACGATTACGCGTGTTGGCACAGCGTGTCATAAGTTCAAAACAGGAGATAAAGTTGTCGGTTTTCTACCCAACTGCTACTCAACACATCTGCGGTTTCGCGAGACAGATCCTGTCGTTCATATCCCTCAAGGGATTTCCCTGcctgctgcggctgctgtCCCTGCAAACTTCATTACTGCGTATATGGGGCTAAAGGAACTCGCACGAATTCAGCCCGGCGAATCCGTCCTCGTTCATTCTGGAGCTGGCGGAACGGGCCAAGCAGCGATACAGATCGCGAAGCACTTCGGAGCCCAGGTCCACACTACAGTCGGCTCtgaaagcaagaagaaatttCTAATGCAAACATACGGGATCCCGGAATCCCATATCTACTCGAGCAGGTCCACATTTTTCTCGCAGGCGATTCTCCAACAAACCGCAGGGAAAGGTGTTGATATAATCTTTAACTCACTCTCCGGTGAAAGCCTCATCAAGTCATGGGAGTGCATTGCCCCGTATGGTAGATTCATTGAGATTGGCAAGAAGGACATTCTCTCGAACAGCAAGCTTCCGATGATTCAATTTGCGAAGAATACAACCTTCATTAGCCTAGATCTAGGGTCGTGGGCAAGGGACCGCCCAGCTGCTTGTGTCTCTGCACTAGCAGAGATCCTCGCCTTGCTCGTGGAGGGAAAGTTCCAACCCCCAAGTCCAATTGCCACATACGGTGTTTGTGAAATGGAGAAAGCTTTTCGACTGATGCAAGGTGGGAAGCATCATGGTAAGTTGGTTATTGAGATGCGTCGAGATGACCCAGTCATG ACTGTCCTAAAGCCCAAACCCAACTCTTTCTTTGACCCTAATGCTACATACGTTATTTCCGGTGGATTAGGTGGCCTTGGTCAGAATGCTGTTAACTGGCTGGTTTCTCGTGGGGCGCGAAACCTTCTCCTACTGTCACGATCTGGTGAAGCCAGCGCCGAGGGACGTAAACTGCTTGATCAATTACACAGCCACGGCGTTAAGGCCATGGCTCCGGCATGCAACGTGAGCGATGCACAGTCACTCCGCAAAGCGCTCGACGCCTGTCAATCACACATGCCCCCGATCAAAGGCTGTATTCAGGGTGCGATGGTATTACAT GATGTCTCGTACGAAGACATGTCATACACCGCCTGGCAAACAGCAGTCAACCCCAAGGTACAAGGGTCATGGAACCTCCACGAGCTCCTTCCCAAGGGAATGgacttcttcatcttgctaTCGTCAATCAACGGCCTGATCGGCTCCAGAGGACAGGCCAACTATGCCGCCGGTAACACCTTCCAAGACGCACTTGCCCACTACCGGGTCAGCACCGGCGAGCGCGCCACATCTCTTGATCTGGGCCTCTTCACATTTGCCGGGGCGGTTGCAAAAGATTCAAAACTGAGGGAAATTATGCGAAACAACTCGGTCCTAGAGCCGGTCACCGAGGCGCAGTTCCACGCTTTGCTCGACTCCTATTGCAATCCCGTCGTAGCCCGGGATCTCGGGCTTAGCTGCCAGACAGCGATCGGTGTACACCCAGTGGTGATGGAGCGGGGTGCCGGAAGGGCGTATTGGCTGGAGAAACCACTTTTCGGGCTTTTACAGCTTGACCAGGCGTCAGAAGTTGACCAGCACGGTCAGGCGCGCGGAGTCAATATCGCTGCCGCGTTGCAGAGTGCTACATCGTCGGCGGAGGCAACTACATTGACTGCGGAGGCTCTCACGCTGAAGCTTTGTAGGGTTCTCTCGCTTTCCGAAGGTGATATCGACGAGAACAAGGCTTTGCATGAATATGGTGTTGATTCGCTGGTTGCAGTCGAACTTCGGAGCTGGTTCTCGAAAGAGATGCaggctgatgttgctgtgTTTGATATCATGGGGCGCGCTACGATTACGTCTCTTGCGCAGTTGGCAGCTGGTCGAAGCAAGCTGGAAAAGGGATGGTCTGTGTGA